A region from the Ichthyobacterium seriolicida genome encodes:
- the rpsI gene encoding 30S ribosomal protein S9 has product METIHKIGRRKTSVARVFLSEGKGDITINKRELSSYFPTAILNHKVQQPLIITDNQGKYNVNVTVVGGGFTGQAEAIRLAISRALVELDDQNKPSLKAKGLMTRDSRMVERKKPGQKKARKRFQFSKR; this is encoded by the coding sequence ATGGAAACAATACATAAAATAGGAAGGAGAAAAACTTCTGTAGCTCGTGTGTTCCTATCGGAAGGGAAAGGAGATATAACTATAAATAAAAGAGAGTTAAGCTCTTATTTCCCAACGGCAATTTTAAATCACAAAGTTCAACAACCGTTGATAATAACAGATAATCAGGGCAAATACAATGTAAATGTAACTGTAGTAGGAGGTGGGTTTACAGGTCAAGCCGAAGCAATTCGTTTGGCTATTTCTAGGGCTTTAGTCGAGCTAGACGATCAGAATAAGCCTTCTTTAAAAGCAAAGGGTTTGATGACTAGAGACTCTAGGATGGTTGAAAGAAAGAAACCAGGTCAGAAGAAAGCGCGTAAGAGATTCCAGTTTAGTAAGCGTTAA
- the rplM gene encoding 50S ribosomal protein L13: MNTLSYKTISVNKKTATKDWVLVDVEGEPLGRLASKVSKLIRGKYKPNYTPHVDCGDNVVVINASKVKLTGNKWADKTYIRHTGHPGGQKKITANEVFKKNPAILIEKAVKGMLPKNRLGSALFKNLYVYADGSHDKESQKPKKINLDEIK, encoded by the coding sequence GTGAACACTTTAAGTTACAAAACTATTTCGGTCAACAAAAAGACAGCTACAAAGGATTGGGTCTTAGTAGATGTAGAGGGGGAACCTTTGGGGCGTTTAGCTTCAAAAGTATCTAAGTTAATACGTGGAAAATATAAGCCAAACTATACTCCTCATGTGGATTGTGGAGATAATGTAGTTGTAATAAATGCAAGCAAGGTTAAATTGACAGGAAATAAATGGGCTGATAAGACTTATATAAGACATACAGGTCATCCTGGAGGTCAGAAAAAGATTACGGCTAATGAAGTATTCAAAAAGAATCCTGCCATACTAATTGAAAAAGCTGTGAAAGGAATGTTGCCTAAAAACAGATTAGGCAGTGCTCTATTCAAGAATTTGTACGTTTATGCAGATGGCTCTCACGATAAGGAATCTCAAAAACCTAAAAAGATAAATTTAGACGAAATAAAATAG